In Rhinoraja longicauda isolate Sanriku21f chromosome 13, sRhiLon1.1, whole genome shotgun sequence, one genomic interval encodes:
- the LOC144599085 gene encoding G-protein coupled receptor 35-like — protein MTCSMNTTTDSQFVKTFQYVVHIPTFALGLLINSAALWILCFRLKSWTESMIYMTNLIFSDLLLLFSLPFKMHAYQKSGEWRLSPRFCEFVESLYFVNTYGTILLIMLISLDRYVAIRHPILARTIRSPKKAAVACTVVWLCVWSASIPNYLQANPLNHQCFSGFGEFWDRGAIPLAMLALFAIAAFVVIVCSVRILRTLRRVVVEREGINMSTSMKIITANLITFLLCFTPYHVAMLLYLLAKKCYMPVDYQAPLRVFLQISQFLATTNCCLDAMYYYLIIKEFWKSKQRRIQ, from the coding sequence ATGACGTGCAGCATGAACACCACCACCGACTCCCAGTTTGTGAAGACCTTCCAATACGTGGTCCACATCCCAACCTTCGCCCTGGGACTGCTCATCAACTCAGCGGCGCTCTGGATACTTTGCTTCAGGTTGAAGAGTTGGACGGAGTCCATGATCTACATGACCAACCTGATATTTTCCGACCTGCTGTTGCTTTTCTCGCTGCCGTTCAAAATGCACGCCTACCAGAAAAGTGGAGAGTGGCGCCTGAGTCCCCGCTTCTGTGAGTTTGTGGAGTCCCTGTACTTCGTCAACACCTACGGCACCATCCTGTTGATCATGCTGATCTCCCTGGACCGCTACGTCGCTATCAGGCATCCCATTCTGGCAAGAACCATCCGATCGCCAAAGAAAGCCGCCGTCGCCTGCACTGttgtgtggctctgtgtgtggTCTGCCAGCATTCCCAATTACCTGCAGGCAAATCCTCTAAACCACCAGTGTTTCTCGGGTTTCGGTGAATTTTGGGACCGCGGAGCAATTCCCCTGGCCATGCTCGCCCTGTTTGCGATTGCTGCGTTTGTTGTCATTGTCTGCAGTGTGCGGATTCTGCGAACTTTACGACGGGTGGtcgtggagagagaaggaataaacATGAGCACGTCTATGAAAATAATCACTGCCAATCTGATAACTTTCCTTCTCTGCTTCACACCGTATCACGTCGCCATGTTACTGTACCTCTTGGCAAAGAAATGCTACATGCCAGTCGATTACCAGGCACCGCTGCGGGTGTTTCTCCAGATCTCTCAGTTTCTGGCGACGACAAACTGTTGCCTGGATGCCATGTATTACTATTTGATCATTAAGGAGTTCTGGAAATCGAAACAGCGAAGGATACAGTGA
- the LOC144599257 gene encoding lysophosphatidic acid receptor 4-like: MENGSIVSNGTLFFENTLFVSVYGLTIAVGLPLNSFSLWVFCKKLKLRTAPVIYLTNLAISDLLFILSLPLRVYYFATNRWIFGNVVCVVTETVFSLNFYTSSFLIALISIDRYLAVVYPLRSSFLRSRKAAIVACATVWTIVALMSFPIAFAYHQNDPKNETKCYEGYTKETWQSAVTLILLITTLGFGVPFVIIISSFLAVVRFWFRTGKESQAFKRYNIIPLFLLNIGVFIVCFLPFNVALAFYGLHQAGYFSMKGSFPVQAVTMCLASISSFMDPIVYYFTCQAFTNIAINNVKETCSAMDLAKRGHQTTKENPSLGN, encoded by the coding sequence ATGGAAAATGGTTCCATAGTTTCAAATGGCACACTGTTCTTTGAGAACACACTGTTTGTTTCTGTGTATGGATTGACGATTGCAGTCGGATTACCTCTGAACAGCTTTTCCTTATGGGTGTTCTGCAAAAAGTTGAAACTACGAACGGCTCCAGTCATTTACCTGACTAACCTGGCGATTTCAGATCTACTCTTCATTCTCTCATTGCCGCTCAGGGTGTATTACTTTGCAACTAACCGGTGGATATTTGGAAATGTTGTTTGCGTTGTGACGGAAACTGTGTTTTCATTGAATTTCTATACAAGCTCTTTCTTGATTGCATTGATCAGTATTGATCGTTATCTGGCTGTAGTTTACCCGTTGAGGTCGAGCTTTCTCAGAAGTCGTAAAGCAGCCATCGTCGCCTGTGCTACTGTTTGGACGATTGTCGCTCTGATGAGTTTTCCCATCGCTTTTGCATATCATCAGAATGATCCGAAAAACGAGACCAAATGCTATGAAGGATATACAAAGGAAACTTGGCAATCTGCTGTAACCCTCATCTTACTGATAACAACCCTTGGATTTGGGGTGCCTTTTGTAATTATTATCAGTAGCTTCTTGGCTGTTGTCAGATTTTGGTTTCGAACCGGAAAGGAATCTCAAGCTTTTAAAAGATACAATATCATACCTTTGTTTCTACTGAATATTGGGGTCTTCATCGTGTGCTTTTTACCTTTCAATGTTGCTTTGGCATTCTACGGACTGCATCAAGCCGGATACTTCTCGATGAAAGGGAGCTTCCCAGTTCAAGCTGTCACCATGTGCCTGGCCAGTATCAGCAGCTTTATGGACCCTATTGTTTACTATTTTACCTGTCAAGCGTTCACAAACATTGCAATAAATAATGTGAAGGAGACTTGCAGTGCAATGGATTTAGCAAAAAGAGGACATCAAACTACTAAAGAAAACCCCTCACTTGGCAACTGA